A single region of the bacterium genome encodes:
- a CDS encoding DoxX family protein: LAVLAGVFTRSSALALAVFSLAAGVLFHADLADQNQFIHLMKNVAIGGGFLMLAANGAGAFSVDAWRSERKLSSPTLSTGGAL; encoded by the coding sequence GCCTGGCCGTGCTCGCCGGCGTGTTCACCCGCAGTTCGGCGCTGGCCTTGGCCGTGTTCTCCCTGGCCGCCGGCGTGCTGTTCCATGCCGACCTGGCCGACCAGAACCAGTTCATCCACCTGATGAAGAATGTCGCCATCGGCGGCGGCTTCCTGATGCTGGCCGCCAATGGTGCCGGCGCCTTCAGCGTCGATGCCTGGCGCAGTGAGCGCAAGCTGTCTTCCCCCACCCTGAGCACCGGAGGTGCCCTGTGA